In Lacrimispora indolis DSM 755, a genomic segment contains:
- a CDS encoding FAD binding domain-containing protein — MLQYKDYYMPKSKEELFSIIESNDDSFDIISGGTDLFAKEKNVFSNPKFAVDISSIGDFSIIESRDDFITFGSNTRIQQFLEDPRLTDHVPLMKHAAIWFAEQQIREMATVGGNLANASPTGDMLPPLLAMDAIIHTIMKNEQGICKRDIPIADFIKGVGKTALFKGEIIHSVSCPILKDYGCAFKKVGLRRSLCISAVNSAFLVKADKTGRYFEDVRIAFGGVGPLPARLKEIEDNLKGNLISKEIIHEIVKYIPSDIVQSRSRREYRKTVIRNFLPDGLYESLAEINIVLK; from the coding sequence ATGCTTCAATACAAAGACTATTATATGCCCAAATCAAAGGAAGAACTTTTCAGTATAATTGAAAGTAATGATGATTCTTTTGATATTATTTCCGGAGGAACAGACCTTTTTGCAAAAGAAAAAAATGTTTTTAGTAATCCCAAATTTGCTGTCGATATAAGCAGCATTGGAGATTTTTCTATTATAGAATCCAGAGATGATTTTATAACATTTGGTTCTAATACCAGGATTCAACAGTTTTTAGAAGATCCCAGGTTGACTGACCATGTGCCTTTGATGAAGCATGCAGCTATCTGGTTTGCTGAACAGCAAATACGAGAAATGGCAACCGTTGGAGGAAACCTAGCCAATGCATCTCCTACCGGAGATATGCTTCCGCCTTTATTAGCGATGGATGCAATCATTCATACTATTATGAAGAATGAGCAAGGCATCTGCAAAAGAGATATACCAATCGCTGATTTTATTAAGGGAGTTGGTAAAACCGCATTATTTAAAGGTGAAATTATCCACTCAGTTTCATGTCCTATATTAAAAGATTATGGATGTGCATTTAAAAAAGTAGGGCTTAGGCGTTCTTTATGCATTTCTGCTGTGAATTCTGCTTTTTTAGTAAAAGCTGATAAAACAGGTAGATATTTTGAAGATGTGAGAATTGCGTTTGGAGGAGTTGGTCCGCTTCCTGCAAGGTTAAAAGAGATTGAAGACAATTTAAAAGGTAACCTTATTTCAAAGGAAATTATTCATGAAATTGTTAAATATATTCCATCTGATATTGTTCAGTCTCGAAGCAGAAGAGAGTATAGAAAAACGGTTATTAGAAATTTTTTGCCAGATGGTCTTTATGAATCACTTGCTGAAATTAATATTGTACTGAAATAA
- a CDS encoding zinc-dependent alcohol dehydrogenase: protein MKYEIPEKMKAWVLGNPGELTLTEKTVPQPGKAEVLVRVDAVAICATDLEIIERGSPALIQGGLPFNKGFTPGHEYMGTIVKLGQGVDEYKVGDRVAVEIHAGCGRCERCREGMYTSCLNYGKNYEGNDKGHRANGFTTDGAFAEYAINNVNTLCHVGDNVTDEEATLIVTAGTAMYGLDALGGLFAGQSLVVTGPGPIGLMGVAVAKTLGASPVILTGTRDSRLELGKKLGADYTVNVRNEDVVEAVKTITNGEGVHYVLECSGAASAINDAAKMLKRGGKICLAAFPSKPVEVDVAALVRNNISMFGIRGEGKSAVHRAASLISEKYFDASLIHTHTFGFNDLLTALKYSKERIDDAIKVVVKIPG from the coding sequence ATGAAGTATGAAATCCCCGAGAAGATGAAAGCGTGGGTTTTGGGAAACCCCGGTGAGCTTACACTAACAGAAAAAACAGTTCCGCAACCCGGAAAAGCAGAAGTACTTGTAAGAGTTGATGCAGTAGCGATCTGTGCAACTGACTTAGAGATTATCGAACGTGGTTCACCTGCTTTGATTCAAGGTGGTTTACCTTTCAATAAAGGGTTTACACCGGGTCATGAATACATGGGTACTATCGTAAAGTTAGGACAAGGCGTTGATGAGTATAAAGTCGGTGATAGAGTAGCCGTGGAGATTCATGCCGGATGCGGAAGATGTGAACGTTGCCGTGAAGGTATGTATACCTCCTGCTTAAACTATGGCAAAAATTACGAAGGAAATGACAAAGGTCACAGAGCTAACGGCTTTACAACAGACGGCGCCTTTGCTGAATATGCTATTAACAATGTTAATACTTTATGTCATGTCGGAGACAATGTTACAGATGAAGAAGCAACACTGATTGTAACAGCCGGAACCGCTATGTATGGCTTAGATGCACTTGGCGGTTTATTTGCAGGTCAGTCGCTGGTTGTAACAGGTCCGGGTCCTATCGGTTTAATGGGAGTAGCGGTTGCTAAAACTTTAGGCGCGAGTCCGGTTATTTTGACGGGTACAAGAGATAGCAGACTTGAACTTGGAAAAAAACTTGGTGCAGATTATACGGTAAATGTCAGAAATGAAGATGTAGTTGAAGCAGTTAAAACGATTACGAACGGTGAAGGTGTTCACTATGTACTGGAATGCTCTGGAGCTGCAAGTGCTATCAATGATGCTGCCAAGATGCTCAAAAGAGGTGGAAAAATCTGTTTAGCCGCTTTCCCGTCAAAGCCTGTTGAAGTTGATGTCGCAGCTTTAGTTCGCAATAATATTTCTATGTTTGGTATTAGAGGTGAAGGTAAGAGTGCTGTTCACAGAGCTGCTTCATTAATCAGTGAAAAATATTTTGATGCTTCTCTAATCCATACTCATACATTTGGTTTTAATGATTTGCTTACAGCGCTGAAATATTCAAAAGAAAGAATTGATGACGCTATCAAAGTTGTTGTGAAGATACCGGGATAG